In the Tribolium castaneum strain GA2 chromosome 1, icTriCast1.1, whole genome shotgun sequence genome, one interval contains:
- the LOC655107 gene encoding glutamate receptor ionotropic, kainate 2 isoform X4 yields MEVICVLILVWSTLTSNALPPVIRIGAIFTEDQKDSSVELAFKYAVYKINKDRVLLSNTTLVYDIQYVPRDDSFRTSKKVCRQMEFGVQAIFGPSDPILGAHIQSICEALDVPHLEARIDFEPLSKDLSINLHPSQEHMNKAFKDLMTFLNWTKVAIIYEEDYVPLVGGKGLFKLQELVKAPAAARTEMYIRQAGPTSYRQVLKEVRQKEIYKLIVDTNPRNIQKFFRAILQLQMNDYRYHYMFTTFDLETFDLEDFKYNSVNITAFRIVDVDDPQVKESLEVMEKFQPIGHAILNKSGIIQAEPALMFDSVYVFAKGLAAMGSIKPMNLSCDVEKPWDDGSSLYNYLGDVDDLRGLTGNIEFNGGKRSNFKLDLLKLKKEEIRKVGQWTPSGGVNITDPNAFYESHAPNITLVVMTREERPYVMVKDEKNLTGNARYEGFCIDLLKWIAGQVGFQYTIRLVPDHMYGVYDPDTKEWNGIVRELMEKRADLAVASMTINYARESVIDFTKPFMNLGIGILFKVPTSQPTRLFSFMNPLAVEIWLYVLAAYMLVSFTLFVMARFSPYEWNNPHPCHQESDIVENQFSVSNSFWFITGTFLRQGSGLNPKATSTRIVGGIWWFFTLIIISSYTANLAAFLTVERMITPIESAQDLADQTDIAYGTLEGGSTMTFFRDSKIGIYQKMWRFMESRKPSVFVKTYEEGVQRVLEGNYAFLMESTMLDYAVQRDCNLTQIGGLLDSKGYGIATPKGSPWRDKISLAILELQEKGVIQILYDKWWKNTGDVCNRDDKSKESKANALGVENIGGVFVVLLCGLALAILVAILEFCWNSKKNAQTDRQSLCSEMAEELRFAVRCHGSRQRPALRRSCTRCSPATTYVPAALDLPHINGPMNLMEIQFIPESSQHAQRKA; encoded by the exons TGTGTCGTCAGATGGAATTCGGCGTCCAGGCCATCTTCGGGCCCTCGGATCCAATATTAGGAGCACATATTCAAAGTATTTGCGAAGCTCTAGACGTGCCCCATCTCGAGGCTCGAATAGACTTCGAGCCCCTGTCCAAGGACTTGTCAATCAATTTACACCCGAGTCAAGAGCACATGAACAAGGCATTCAAAGACCTGATGACCTTCCTCAACTGGACCAAAGTCGCCATTATATACGAGGAAGACTACG ttcCACTTGTTGGGGGAAAAG GCCTTTTCAAGCTGCAAGAATTGGTCAAGGCGCCGGCTGCTGCAAGGACTGAAATGTATATCCGCCAGGCCGGCCCCACTTCATATCGACAAGTGCTGAAAGAAGTGAgacaaaaagaaatatacAAGCTCATCGTCGACACGAATCCCAGAaacatccaaaaattttttagagcg ATTTTGCAACTACAGATGAACGACTATCGCTACCACTACATGTTCACCACCTTT GATTTAGAGACATTCGATCTGGAAGATTTCAAATACAATTCTGTAAATATTACGGCATTCAGAATTGTTGATGTGGATGATCCCCAAGTAAAAGAATCCCTTGAAGTTATGGAAAAATTCCAACCGATTGGCCATGCAATCCTTAATAAAAGCGGGATTATTCAG GCGGAGCCTGCGCTAATGTTTGACTCAGTGTATGTTTTTGCTAAAGGGCTGGCTGCCATGGGTTCTATAAAGCCAATGAACTTATCTTGCGACGTCGAGAAGCCCTGGGATGATGGATCGTCCCTGTACAATTATTTGGGCGACGTG GATGATCTCCGAGGTTTGACAGGGAACATAGAATTTAATGGTGGCAAGAGGTCAAACTTCAAACTGGACCTGCTCAAGCTGAAGAAAGAGGAGATCCGGAAAGTGGGCCAGTGGACGCCGTCGGGGGGCGTTAACATTACTGACCCCAACGCTTTCTACGAAAGTCACGCGCCGAACATAACCCTTGTCGTCATGACTAGGGAG GAGCGTCCGTACGTGATGGTgaaagatgaaaaaaatttaaccgGAAACGCCAGATACGAGGGCTTTTGCATCGACCTATTGAAATGGATCGCAGGTCAGGTCGGCTTCCAGTACACAATCCGTCTGGTCCCCGATCACATGTATGGAGTGTACGACCCCGATACCAAAGAATGGAACGGCATCGTGCGCGAGCTTATGGAAAAA CGGGCGGACCTCGCTGTGGCTTCCATGACAATAAATTATGCACGGGAGAGCGTAATCGACTTTACTAAACCGTTTATGAACCTCGGCATAGGAATTCTATTCAAG gttcCCACCAGCCAACCCACGCGCCTGTTCAGTTTTATGAACCCCTTAGCGGTGGAAATTTGGCTTTACGTTTTAGCGGCGTATATGCTGGTGTCATTTACATTGTTCGTAATGGCGAGATTTTCGCCGTACGAGTGGAACAACCCCCACCCCTGTCACCAGGAATCCGACATTGTCGAGAACCAATTCTCGGTTTCCAATAGTTTTTGGTTTATAACGGGAACATTTTTACGACAAGGATCCGGTTTAAATCCTAAG GCAACGTCTACGAGGATCGTAGGCGGAATCTGGTGGTTTTTTACTCTCATAATCATCTCTTCCTACACCGCAAATTTGGCCGCCTTCCTAACGGTGGAACGCATGATTACCCCCATTGAGAGTGCCCAAGACCTGGCCGATCAGACCGATATTGCTTATGGAACTCTCGAAGGCGGCAGCACTATGACGTTTTTTAGG GATTCGAAGATAGgcatttaccaaaaaatgtgGCGGTTTATGGAGAGCCGAAAGCCGTCGGTGTTCGTGAAAACGTACGAGGAAGGTGTGCAGCGCGTGCTGGAGGGGAATTACGCCTTCCTAATGGAATCAACTATGCTGGACTACGCCGTTCAAAGAGACTGCAATTTAACGCAAATTGGAGGCCTGCTGGACTCAAAAGGCTACGGGATAGCGACGCCGAAAGGCAGTCCGTGGAGAGACAAAATATCGCTTGCAATCCTCGAGCTTCAAGAGAAAGGAGTGATCCAAATACTCTACGACAAGTGGTGGAAAAATACTGGAGATGTTTGTAATCGAGACGATAAAAGTAAAGAATCCAAAGCCAACGCCTTGGGGGTCGAAAATATtg GGGGTGTGTTTGTGGTGCTTCTCTGCGGCCTGGCCCTCGCCATTCTAGTCGCCATCCTCGAGTTCTGCTGGAACAGCAAGAAAAACGCCCAGACCGACCGCCAGTCGCTGTGTTCGGAAATGGCAGAAGAATTGCGGTTTGCGGTGCGTTGTCACGGCTCCAGACAGCGTCCCGCTCTGCGAAGATCTTGTACAAGGTGTAGTCCGGCCACGACATATGTGCCTGCGGCCCTTGATTTACCGCACATCAATGGG CCAATGAATTTAATGGAAATCCAATTTATTCCCGAATCGAGTCAACACGCGCAAAG GAAGGCGTGA
- the LOC655107 gene encoding glutamate receptor ionotropic, kainate 2 isoform X2 gives MEVICVLILVWSTLTSNALPPVIRIGAIFTEDQKDSSVELAFKYAVYKINKDRVLLSNTTLVYDIQYVPRDDSFRTSKKVCRQMEFGVQAIFGPSDPILGAHIQSICEALDVPHLEARIDFEPLSKDLSINLHPSQEHMNKAFKDLMTFLNWTKVAIIYEEDYVPLVGGKGLFKLQELVKAPAAARTEMYIRQAGPTSYRQVLKEVRQKEIYKLIVDTNPRNIQKFFRAILQLQMNDYRYHYMFTTFDLETFDLEDFKYNSVNITAFRIVDVDDPQVKESLEVMEKFQPIGHAILNKSGIIQAEPALMFDSVYVFAKGLAAMGSIKPMNLSCDVEKPWDDGSSLYNYLGDVDDLRGLTGNIEFNGGKRSNFKLDLLKLKKEEIRKVGQWTPSGGVNITDPNAFYESHAPNITLVVMTREERPYVMVKDEKNLTGNARYEGFCIDLLKWIAGQVGFQYTIRLVPDHMYGVYDPDTKEWNGIVRELMEKRADLAVASMTINYARESVIDFTKPFMNLGIGILFKSSKSEPSRLFSFLNPLAMNIWLYMAGAYVLVSITIWIVARFSPLEWKEPELCDDCLLKKYSILFEFDEHCEHDASSGIGSDAADDLASLPNNDNDIDEVIESINDPCLSHEHADGRTLEILENGFTIGNSFWFAIGSLMQQGSDLNPKATSTRIVGGIWWFFTLIIISSYTANLAAFLTVERMITPIESAQDLADQTDIAYGTLEGGSTMTFFRDSKIGIYQKMWRFMESRKPSVFVKTYEEGVQRVLEGNYAFLMESTMLDYAVQRDCNLTQIGGLLDSKGYGIATPKGSPWRDKISLAILELQEKGVIQILYDKWWKNTGDVCNRDDKSKESKANALGVENIGGVFVVLLCGLALAILVAILEFCWNSKKNAQTDRQSLCSEMAEELRFAVRCHGSRQRPALRRSCTRCSPATTYVPAALDLPHINGPMNLMEIQFIPESSQHAQRKA, from the exons TGTGTCGTCAGATGGAATTCGGCGTCCAGGCCATCTTCGGGCCCTCGGATCCAATATTAGGAGCACATATTCAAAGTATTTGCGAAGCTCTAGACGTGCCCCATCTCGAGGCTCGAATAGACTTCGAGCCCCTGTCCAAGGACTTGTCAATCAATTTACACCCGAGTCAAGAGCACATGAACAAGGCATTCAAAGACCTGATGACCTTCCTCAACTGGACCAAAGTCGCCATTATATACGAGGAAGACTACG ttcCACTTGTTGGGGGAAAAG GCCTTTTCAAGCTGCAAGAATTGGTCAAGGCGCCGGCTGCTGCAAGGACTGAAATGTATATCCGCCAGGCCGGCCCCACTTCATATCGACAAGTGCTGAAAGAAGTGAgacaaaaagaaatatacAAGCTCATCGTCGACACGAATCCCAGAaacatccaaaaattttttagagcg ATTTTGCAACTACAGATGAACGACTATCGCTACCACTACATGTTCACCACCTTT GATTTAGAGACATTCGATCTGGAAGATTTCAAATACAATTCTGTAAATATTACGGCATTCAGAATTGTTGATGTGGATGATCCCCAAGTAAAAGAATCCCTTGAAGTTATGGAAAAATTCCAACCGATTGGCCATGCAATCCTTAATAAAAGCGGGATTATTCAG GCGGAGCCTGCGCTAATGTTTGACTCAGTGTATGTTTTTGCTAAAGGGCTGGCTGCCATGGGTTCTATAAAGCCAATGAACTTATCTTGCGACGTCGAGAAGCCCTGGGATGATGGATCGTCCCTGTACAATTATTTGGGCGACGTG GATGATCTCCGAGGTTTGACAGGGAACATAGAATTTAATGGTGGCAAGAGGTCAAACTTCAAACTGGACCTGCTCAAGCTGAAGAAAGAGGAGATCCGGAAAGTGGGCCAGTGGACGCCGTCGGGGGGCGTTAACATTACTGACCCCAACGCTTTCTACGAAAGTCACGCGCCGAACATAACCCTTGTCGTCATGACTAGGGAG GAGCGTCCGTACGTGATGGTgaaagatgaaaaaaatttaaccgGAAACGCCAGATACGAGGGCTTTTGCATCGACCTATTGAAATGGATCGCAGGTCAGGTCGGCTTCCAGTACACAATCCGTCTGGTCCCCGATCACATGTATGGAGTGTACGACCCCGATACCAAAGAATGGAACGGCATCGTGCGCGAGCTTATGGAAAAA CGGGCGGACCTCGCTGTGGCTTCCATGACAATAAATTATGCACGGGAGAGCGTAATCGACTTTACTAAACCGTTTATGAACCTCGGCATAGGAATTCTATTCAAG TCGTCGAAAAGCGAGCCGAGTCGGCTGTTTTCCTTTCTCAACCCTTTGGCGATGAACATATGGCTCTACATGGCCGGGGCTTACGTCCTGGTATCGATAACAATTTGGATAGTGGCCCGGTTTTCGCCCCTTGAGTGGAAAGAGCCGGAGCTGTGCGACGACTGTctcctaaaaaaatattcaatctTGTTCGAGTTTGACGAACATTGCGAGCACGACGCATCATCAGGCATCGGCAGCGACGCCGCTGACGATTTAGCCTCGCTTCCTAACAACGACAACGATATTGACGAAGTAATCGAATCCATTAATGATCCGTGTCTAAGTCACGAACACGCCGACGGAAGAACATTAGAAATACTCGAGAACGGATTCACGATAGGCAACAGCTTCTGGTTTGCCATCGGCAGTTTGATGCAGCAAGGATCAGATCTCAACCCGAAG GCAACGTCTACGAGGATCGTAGGCGGAATCTGGTGGTTTTTTACTCTCATAATCATCTCTTCCTACACCGCAAATTTGGCCGCCTTCCTAACGGTGGAACGCATGATTACCCCCATTGAGAGTGCCCAAGACCTGGCCGATCAGACCGATATTGCTTATGGAACTCTCGAAGGCGGCAGCACTATGACGTTTTTTAGG GATTCGAAGATAGgcatttaccaaaaaatgtgGCGGTTTATGGAGAGCCGAAAGCCGTCGGTGTTCGTGAAAACGTACGAGGAAGGTGTGCAGCGCGTGCTGGAGGGGAATTACGCCTTCCTAATGGAATCAACTATGCTGGACTACGCCGTTCAAAGAGACTGCAATTTAACGCAAATTGGAGGCCTGCTGGACTCAAAAGGCTACGGGATAGCGACGCCGAAAGGCAGTCCGTGGAGAGACAAAATATCGCTTGCAATCCTCGAGCTTCAAGAGAAAGGAGTGATCCAAATACTCTACGACAAGTGGTGGAAAAATACTGGAGATGTTTGTAATCGAGACGATAAAAGTAAAGAATCCAAAGCCAACGCCTTGGGGGTCGAAAATATtg GGGGTGTGTTTGTGGTGCTTCTCTGCGGCCTGGCCCTCGCCATTCTAGTCGCCATCCTCGAGTTCTGCTGGAACAGCAAGAAAAACGCCCAGACCGACCGCCAGTCGCTGTGTTCGGAAATGGCAGAAGAATTGCGGTTTGCGGTGCGTTGTCACGGCTCCAGACAGCGTCCCGCTCTGCGAAGATCTTGTACAAGGTGTAGTCCGGCCACGACATATGTGCCTGCGGCCCTTGATTTACCGCACATCAATGGG CCAATGAATTTAATGGAAATCCAATTTATTCCCGAATCGAGTCAACACGCGCAAAG GAAGGCGTGA
- the LOC655107 gene encoding glutamate receptor ionotropic, kainate 2 isoform X1, producing the protein MEVICVLILVWSTLTSNALPPVIRIGAIFTEDQKDSSVELAFKYAVYKINKDRVLLSNTTLVYDIQYVPRDDSFRTSKKVCRQMEFGVQAIFGPSDPILGAHIQSICEALDVPHLEARIDFEPLSKDLSINLHPSQEHMNKAFKDLMTFLNWTKVAIIYEEDYVPLVGGKGLFKLQELVKAPAAARTEMYIRQAGPTSYRQVLKEVRQKEIYKLIVDTNPRNIQKFFRAILQLQMNDYRYHYMFTTFDLETFDLEDFKYNSVNITAFRIVDVDDPQVKESLEVMEKFQPIGHAILNKSGIIQAEPALMFDSVYVFAKGLAAMGSIKPMNLSCDVEKPWDDGSSLYNYLGDVDDLRGLTGNIEFNGGKRSNFKLDLLKLKKEEIRKVGQWTPSGGVNITDPNAFYESHAPNITLVVMTREERPYVMVKDEKNLTGNARYEGFCIDLLKWIAGQVGFQYTIRLVPDHMYGVYDPDTKEWNGIVRELMEKRADLAVASMTINYARESVIDFTKPFMNLGIGILFKSSKSEPSRLFSFLNPLAMNIWLYMAGAYVLVSITIWIVARFSPLEWKEPELCDDCLLKKYSILFEFDEHCEHDASSGIGSDAADDLASLPNNDNDIDEVIESINDPCLSHEHADGRTLEILENGFTIGNSFWFAIGSLMQQGSDLNPKATSTRIVGGIWWFFTLIIISSYTANLAAFLTVERMITPIESAQDLADQTDIAYGTLEGGSTMTFFRDSKIGIYQKMWRFMESRKPSVFVKTYEEGVQRVLEGNYAFLMESTMLDYAVQRDCNLTQIGGLLDSKGYGIATPKGSPWRDKISLAILELQEKGVIQILYDKWWKNTGDVCNRDDKSKESKANALGVENIGGVFVVLLCGLALAILVAILEFCWNSKKNAQTDRQSLCSEMAEELRFAVRCHGSRQRPALRRSCTRCSPATTYVPAALDLPHINGEGVMLPMMDLKKSPISYDVDT; encoded by the exons TGTGTCGTCAGATGGAATTCGGCGTCCAGGCCATCTTCGGGCCCTCGGATCCAATATTAGGAGCACATATTCAAAGTATTTGCGAAGCTCTAGACGTGCCCCATCTCGAGGCTCGAATAGACTTCGAGCCCCTGTCCAAGGACTTGTCAATCAATTTACACCCGAGTCAAGAGCACATGAACAAGGCATTCAAAGACCTGATGACCTTCCTCAACTGGACCAAAGTCGCCATTATATACGAGGAAGACTACG ttcCACTTGTTGGGGGAAAAG GCCTTTTCAAGCTGCAAGAATTGGTCAAGGCGCCGGCTGCTGCAAGGACTGAAATGTATATCCGCCAGGCCGGCCCCACTTCATATCGACAAGTGCTGAAAGAAGTGAgacaaaaagaaatatacAAGCTCATCGTCGACACGAATCCCAGAaacatccaaaaattttttagagcg ATTTTGCAACTACAGATGAACGACTATCGCTACCACTACATGTTCACCACCTTT GATTTAGAGACATTCGATCTGGAAGATTTCAAATACAATTCTGTAAATATTACGGCATTCAGAATTGTTGATGTGGATGATCCCCAAGTAAAAGAATCCCTTGAAGTTATGGAAAAATTCCAACCGATTGGCCATGCAATCCTTAATAAAAGCGGGATTATTCAG GCGGAGCCTGCGCTAATGTTTGACTCAGTGTATGTTTTTGCTAAAGGGCTGGCTGCCATGGGTTCTATAAAGCCAATGAACTTATCTTGCGACGTCGAGAAGCCCTGGGATGATGGATCGTCCCTGTACAATTATTTGGGCGACGTG GATGATCTCCGAGGTTTGACAGGGAACATAGAATTTAATGGTGGCAAGAGGTCAAACTTCAAACTGGACCTGCTCAAGCTGAAGAAAGAGGAGATCCGGAAAGTGGGCCAGTGGACGCCGTCGGGGGGCGTTAACATTACTGACCCCAACGCTTTCTACGAAAGTCACGCGCCGAACATAACCCTTGTCGTCATGACTAGGGAG GAGCGTCCGTACGTGATGGTgaaagatgaaaaaaatttaaccgGAAACGCCAGATACGAGGGCTTTTGCATCGACCTATTGAAATGGATCGCAGGTCAGGTCGGCTTCCAGTACACAATCCGTCTGGTCCCCGATCACATGTATGGAGTGTACGACCCCGATACCAAAGAATGGAACGGCATCGTGCGCGAGCTTATGGAAAAA CGGGCGGACCTCGCTGTGGCTTCCATGACAATAAATTATGCACGGGAGAGCGTAATCGACTTTACTAAACCGTTTATGAACCTCGGCATAGGAATTCTATTCAAG TCGTCGAAAAGCGAGCCGAGTCGGCTGTTTTCCTTTCTCAACCCTTTGGCGATGAACATATGGCTCTACATGGCCGGGGCTTACGTCCTGGTATCGATAACAATTTGGATAGTGGCCCGGTTTTCGCCCCTTGAGTGGAAAGAGCCGGAGCTGTGCGACGACTGTctcctaaaaaaatattcaatctTGTTCGAGTTTGACGAACATTGCGAGCACGACGCATCATCAGGCATCGGCAGCGACGCCGCTGACGATTTAGCCTCGCTTCCTAACAACGACAACGATATTGACGAAGTAATCGAATCCATTAATGATCCGTGTCTAAGTCACGAACACGCCGACGGAAGAACATTAGAAATACTCGAGAACGGATTCACGATAGGCAACAGCTTCTGGTTTGCCATCGGCAGTTTGATGCAGCAAGGATCAGATCTCAACCCGAAG GCAACGTCTACGAGGATCGTAGGCGGAATCTGGTGGTTTTTTACTCTCATAATCATCTCTTCCTACACCGCAAATTTGGCCGCCTTCCTAACGGTGGAACGCATGATTACCCCCATTGAGAGTGCCCAAGACCTGGCCGATCAGACCGATATTGCTTATGGAACTCTCGAAGGCGGCAGCACTATGACGTTTTTTAGG GATTCGAAGATAGgcatttaccaaaaaatgtgGCGGTTTATGGAGAGCCGAAAGCCGTCGGTGTTCGTGAAAACGTACGAGGAAGGTGTGCAGCGCGTGCTGGAGGGGAATTACGCCTTCCTAATGGAATCAACTATGCTGGACTACGCCGTTCAAAGAGACTGCAATTTAACGCAAATTGGAGGCCTGCTGGACTCAAAAGGCTACGGGATAGCGACGCCGAAAGGCAGTCCGTGGAGAGACAAAATATCGCTTGCAATCCTCGAGCTTCAAGAGAAAGGAGTGATCCAAATACTCTACGACAAGTGGTGGAAAAATACTGGAGATGTTTGTAATCGAGACGATAAAAGTAAAGAATCCAAAGCCAACGCCTTGGGGGTCGAAAATATtg GGGGTGTGTTTGTGGTGCTTCTCTGCGGCCTGGCCCTCGCCATTCTAGTCGCCATCCTCGAGTTCTGCTGGAACAGCAAGAAAAACGCCCAGACCGACCGCCAGTCGCTGTGTTCGGAAATGGCAGAAGAATTGCGGTTTGCGGTGCGTTGTCACGGCTCCAGACAGCGTCCCGCTCTGCGAAGATCTTGTACAAGGTGTAGTCCGGCCACGACATATGTGCCTGCGGCCCTTGATTTACCGCACATCAATGGG GAAGGCGTGATGCTGCCCATGATGGACCTGAAGAAGTCGCCCATCAGCTACGACGTCGACACTTAG
- the LOC655107 gene encoding glutamate receptor ionotropic, kainate 2 isoform X3, with protein sequence MEVICVLILVWSTLTSNALPPVIRIGAIFTEDQKDSSVELAFKYAVYKINKDRVLLSNTTLVYDIQYVPRDDSFRTSKKVCRQMEFGVQAIFGPSDPILGAHIQSICEALDVPHLEARIDFEPLSKDLSINLHPSQEHMNKAFKDLMTFLNWTKVAIIYEEDYGLFKLQELVKAPAAARTEMYIRQAGPTSYRQVLKEVRQKEIYKLIVDTNPRNIQKFFRAILQLQMNDYRYHYMFTTFDLETFDLEDFKYNSVNITAFRIVDVDDPQVKESLEVMEKFQPIGHAILNKSGIIQAEPALMFDSVYVFAKGLAAMGSIKPMNLSCDVEKPWDDGSSLYNYLGDVDDLRGLTGNIEFNGGKRSNFKLDLLKLKKEEIRKVGQWTPSGGVNITDPNAFYESHAPNITLVVMTREERPYVMVKDEKNLTGNARYEGFCIDLLKWIAGQVGFQYTIRLVPDHMYGVYDPDTKEWNGIVRELMEKRADLAVASMTINYARESVIDFTKPFMNLGIGILFKSSKSEPSRLFSFLNPLAMNIWLYMAGAYVLVSITIWIVARFSPLEWKEPELCDDCLLKKYSILFEFDEHCEHDASSGIGSDAADDLASLPNNDNDIDEVIESINDPCLSHEHADGRTLEILENGFTIGNSFWFAIGSLMQQGSDLNPKATSTRIVGGIWWFFTLIIISSYTANLAAFLTVERMITPIESAQDLADQTDIAYGTLEGGSTMTFFRDSKIGIYQKMWRFMESRKPSVFVKTYEEGVQRVLEGNYAFLMESTMLDYAVQRDCNLTQIGGLLDSKGYGIATPKGSPWRDKISLAILELQEKGVIQILYDKWWKNTGDVCNRDDKSKESKANALGVENIGGVFVVLLCGLALAILVAILEFCWNSKKNAQTDRQSLCSEMAEELRFAVRCHGSRQRPALRRSCTRCSPATTYVPAALDLPHINGPMNLMEIQFIPESSQHAQRKA encoded by the exons TGTGTCGTCAGATGGAATTCGGCGTCCAGGCCATCTTCGGGCCCTCGGATCCAATATTAGGAGCACATATTCAAAGTATTTGCGAAGCTCTAGACGTGCCCCATCTCGAGGCTCGAATAGACTTCGAGCCCCTGTCCAAGGACTTGTCAATCAATTTACACCCGAGTCAAGAGCACATGAACAAGGCATTCAAAGACCTGATGACCTTCCTCAACTGGACCAAAGTCGCCATTATATACGAGGAAGACTACG GCCTTTTCAAGCTGCAAGAATTGGTCAAGGCGCCGGCTGCTGCAAGGACTGAAATGTATATCCGCCAGGCCGGCCCCACTTCATATCGACAAGTGCTGAAAGAAGTGAgacaaaaagaaatatacAAGCTCATCGTCGACACGAATCCCAGAaacatccaaaaattttttagagcg ATTTTGCAACTACAGATGAACGACTATCGCTACCACTACATGTTCACCACCTTT GATTTAGAGACATTCGATCTGGAAGATTTCAAATACAATTCTGTAAATATTACGGCATTCAGAATTGTTGATGTGGATGATCCCCAAGTAAAAGAATCCCTTGAAGTTATGGAAAAATTCCAACCGATTGGCCATGCAATCCTTAATAAAAGCGGGATTATTCAG GCGGAGCCTGCGCTAATGTTTGACTCAGTGTATGTTTTTGCTAAAGGGCTGGCTGCCATGGGTTCTATAAAGCCAATGAACTTATCTTGCGACGTCGAGAAGCCCTGGGATGATGGATCGTCCCTGTACAATTATTTGGGCGACGTG GATGATCTCCGAGGTTTGACAGGGAACATAGAATTTAATGGTGGCAAGAGGTCAAACTTCAAACTGGACCTGCTCAAGCTGAAGAAAGAGGAGATCCGGAAAGTGGGCCAGTGGACGCCGTCGGGGGGCGTTAACATTACTGACCCCAACGCTTTCTACGAAAGTCACGCGCCGAACATAACCCTTGTCGTCATGACTAGGGAG GAGCGTCCGTACGTGATGGTgaaagatgaaaaaaatttaaccgGAAACGCCAGATACGAGGGCTTTTGCATCGACCTATTGAAATGGATCGCAGGTCAGGTCGGCTTCCAGTACACAATCCGTCTGGTCCCCGATCACATGTATGGAGTGTACGACCCCGATACCAAAGAATGGAACGGCATCGTGCGCGAGCTTATGGAAAAA CGGGCGGACCTCGCTGTGGCTTCCATGACAATAAATTATGCACGGGAGAGCGTAATCGACTTTACTAAACCGTTTATGAACCTCGGCATAGGAATTCTATTCAAG TCGTCGAAAAGCGAGCCGAGTCGGCTGTTTTCCTTTCTCAACCCTTTGGCGATGAACATATGGCTCTACATGGCCGGGGCTTACGTCCTGGTATCGATAACAATTTGGATAGTGGCCCGGTTTTCGCCCCTTGAGTGGAAAGAGCCGGAGCTGTGCGACGACTGTctcctaaaaaaatattcaatctTGTTCGAGTTTGACGAACATTGCGAGCACGACGCATCATCAGGCATCGGCAGCGACGCCGCTGACGATTTAGCCTCGCTTCCTAACAACGACAACGATATTGACGAAGTAATCGAATCCATTAATGATCCGTGTCTAAGTCACGAACACGCCGACGGAAGAACATTAGAAATACTCGAGAACGGATTCACGATAGGCAACAGCTTCTGGTTTGCCATCGGCAGTTTGATGCAGCAAGGATCAGATCTCAACCCGAAG GCAACGTCTACGAGGATCGTAGGCGGAATCTGGTGGTTTTTTACTCTCATAATCATCTCTTCCTACACCGCAAATTTGGCCGCCTTCCTAACGGTGGAACGCATGATTACCCCCATTGAGAGTGCCCAAGACCTGGCCGATCAGACCGATATTGCTTATGGAACTCTCGAAGGCGGCAGCACTATGACGTTTTTTAGG GATTCGAAGATAGgcatttaccaaaaaatgtgGCGGTTTATGGAGAGCCGAAAGCCGTCGGTGTTCGTGAAAACGTACGAGGAAGGTGTGCAGCGCGTGCTGGAGGGGAATTACGCCTTCCTAATGGAATCAACTATGCTGGACTACGCCGTTCAAAGAGACTGCAATTTAACGCAAATTGGAGGCCTGCTGGACTCAAAAGGCTACGGGATAGCGACGCCGAAAGGCAGTCCGTGGAGAGACAAAATATCGCTTGCAATCCTCGAGCTTCAAGAGAAAGGAGTGATCCAAATACTCTACGACAAGTGGTGGAAAAATACTGGAGATGTTTGTAATCGAGACGATAAAAGTAAAGAATCCAAAGCCAACGCCTTGGGGGTCGAAAATATtg GGGGTGTGTTTGTGGTGCTTCTCTGCGGCCTGGCCCTCGCCATTCTAGTCGCCATCCTCGAGTTCTGCTGGAACAGCAAGAAAAACGCCCAGACCGACCGCCAGTCGCTGTGTTCGGAAATGGCAGAAGAATTGCGGTTTGCGGTGCGTTGTCACGGCTCCAGACAGCGTCCCGCTCTGCGAAGATCTTGTACAAGGTGTAGTCCGGCCACGACATATGTGCCTGCGGCCCTTGATTTACCGCACATCAATGGG CCAATGAATTTAATGGAAATCCAATTTATTCCCGAATCGAGTCAACACGCGCAAAG GAAGGCGTGA